A window of the Amycolatopsis solani genome harbors these coding sequences:
- a CDS encoding helix-turn-helix domain-containing protein has protein sequence MSDAAELGAFLKARRAALDPADLGLPRGITQRRVKGLRREELAQLSGISVDYYTRLEQGRAKNVSDAVLDALARALRLNSGEESYLRNLAAPKRRDDRAPQLVRPELQQLLDAIQAPAFVFGRYMDVLAWNALGGAVAFAFADLPERNMPKLIFTDERAKQLHPEYDAVCRELVANLRAESGRHPGDARFAQLIGELSLASEQFRKLWAEHAVQEKAQGWKVLMNPVVGELRLRYETLRLPQDPDQGMVVYHAEPGSETERALGLLASWIAADERQANTRSSQPHTG, from the coding sequence ATGAGTGACGCAGCCGAGCTGGGCGCCTTCCTGAAGGCACGCCGCGCCGCACTGGACCCCGCGGACCTGGGCCTGCCGCGGGGGATCACGCAGCGGCGGGTCAAGGGCCTGCGCCGGGAGGAGCTGGCGCAGCTGTCCGGCATCAGCGTCGACTACTACACGCGGCTGGAGCAAGGCCGCGCGAAGAACGTCTCGGACGCGGTCCTCGACGCGCTGGCCCGCGCGCTGCGGCTGAACTCCGGCGAGGAGTCCTACCTGCGCAACCTCGCCGCGCCCAAGCGCCGGGACGACCGGGCGCCGCAGCTGGTCCGGCCCGAGCTGCAGCAGCTGCTCGACGCCATCCAGGCGCCGGCGTTCGTCTTCGGGCGGTACATGGACGTGCTGGCCTGGAACGCGCTCGGCGGCGCAGTCGCGTTCGCCTTCGCCGACCTGCCCGAACGCAACATGCCGAAGCTCATCTTCACCGACGAGCGCGCGAAGCAGCTGCACCCGGAGTACGACGCCGTCTGCCGCGAGCTGGTCGCGAACCTGCGCGCGGAAAGCGGACGGCACCCCGGTGACGCGCGGTTCGCCCAGCTGATCGGGGAGCTTTCCCTGGCCAGCGAGCAGTTCCGGAAGCTGTGGGCCGAGCACGCCGTGCAGGAGAAGGCGCAGGGGTGGAAGGTGCTGATGAACCCCGTCGTCGGCGAGCTGCGGCTGCGCTACGAGACGCTGCGGCTGCCCCAGGACCCCGACCAGGGCATGGTCGTCTACCACGCCGAACCGGGCTCGGAGACCGAGCGCGCGCTCGGCCTGCTGGCCAGCTGGATCGCGGCCGACGAACGGCAGGCGAACACCCGGTCGTCGCAACCCCACACCGGCTGA
- a CDS encoding aldo/keto reductase has product MKRRILGGTGISVSEYAFGAMMLGKWGNPDHEEGVRMLRTALDAGVNFWDTADMYSDGENEQIVGKALKGRRDEVVLATKGFFPMGSDPNQGGLSRRWLTRALDDSLRRLDTDHVDLYQVHRPDPATDIEETLSVLTDFVRAGKVRAIGSSDFPAEQIVEAQWVAEKRGLARFRAEQPPYSIFNRAIETAVLPTAQKYGMGVLTWSPLASGWLSGKYLKPSDVDLAEGRRTLQLHKFDPALPENAVKFEAIARLKKIADDLGRPLTHLATAFVRAHPGVTSAIIGPRTPAQLDDLLAGADLVLDDDVLDRIDEIVPPGTDLNPAEKDYTPPALADARLRRR; this is encoded by the coding sequence ATGAAACGACGAATTCTGGGCGGTACGGGCATCTCGGTCAGCGAGTACGCGTTCGGCGCGATGATGCTGGGCAAGTGGGGCAACCCCGATCACGAAGAGGGCGTCCGGATGCTGCGCACGGCGCTCGACGCCGGCGTGAACTTCTGGGACACCGCGGACATGTACTCCGACGGCGAGAACGAGCAGATCGTCGGAAAGGCGCTGAAAGGCCGCCGCGACGAGGTCGTGCTGGCCACCAAGGGCTTCTTCCCGATGGGTTCCGACCCCAACCAGGGCGGGCTCTCACGGCGGTGGCTGACCCGCGCGCTGGACGACAGCCTGCGCCGGCTCGACACCGACCACGTCGACCTCTACCAGGTCCACCGGCCGGACCCGGCGACCGACATCGAGGAAACGCTTTCGGTGCTGACGGACTTCGTGCGCGCCGGCAAGGTCCGTGCGATCGGGTCGTCGGACTTCCCGGCCGAGCAGATCGTGGAAGCCCAGTGGGTGGCGGAAAAGCGTGGCCTGGCTCGGTTCCGCGCCGAGCAGCCGCCGTACTCGATCTTCAACCGGGCGATCGAGACGGCCGTGCTGCCGACCGCGCAGAAGTACGGCATGGGCGTGCTGACGTGGAGCCCGCTGGCCAGCGGCTGGCTGTCGGGCAAGTACCTGAAACCGTCCGATGTGGACCTTGCCGAAGGTCGCCGGACGTTGCAGCTCCACAAGTTCGACCCGGCGCTGCCGGAGAACGCCGTCAAGTTCGAGGCGATCGCGCGGTTGAAGAAGATCGCGGACGACCTGGGCCGTCCGCTCACGCACCTGGCGACGGCGTTCGTCCGGGCGCACCCGGGCGTGACGTCGGCGATCATCGGCCCGCGGACACCGGCGCAGCTCGACGACCTGCTGGCCGGTGCGGACCTCGTGCTGGACGACGACGTGCTGGACCGGATCGACGAGATCGTCCCGCCGGGCACGGACCTGAACCCGGCCGAGAAGGACTACACCCCGCCGGCGCTGGCGGACGCGCGCCTGCGCCGGCGGTAG
- a CDS encoding class II fumarate hydratase: protein MADQEYRIEHDTMGEVRVPADALYRAQTQRAVENFPISGRGLERAQIRALGLLKAAAARVNHKLGVLDADVADAIAEAADEVAEGAHDAHFPIDVFQTGSGTSSNMNANEVIATLASRALGRDVHPNDHVNASQSSNDTFPTTIHVAATEAVLKDVIPALEYLAGAIEVRAAEWADVVKSGRTHLMDAVPITLGQEAGAWASQVRFGVERLKSGLPRLGELPIGGTAVGSGLNAPDGFGSSVAAELATVTGLPLTEARDHFEAQATQDSVVETSGHLRTVAVSLNKIANDLRWLGSGPRTGLAELALPDLQPGSSIMPGKVNPVIPEATLQVVAQVIGNDAAVAFAGAAGNFQLNVNLPVIARNVLESARLLAAVSRLLADKVFAGITVNTERTRTYAEGSPSIVTPLNKYIGYEEAAAVAKQALKELKTIREVVIERGYVKDGKLTEAQLDEALDVLRMARGGK, encoded by the coding sequence ATGGCTGATCAGGAATACCGGATCGAACACGACACCATGGGCGAGGTCCGCGTGCCTGCCGACGCGCTCTACCGCGCGCAGACGCAGCGGGCCGTCGAGAACTTCCCCATCTCCGGCCGGGGCCTGGAGCGCGCGCAGATCCGCGCGCTCGGCCTGCTCAAGGCCGCCGCCGCGCGGGTGAACCACAAGCTGGGCGTGCTCGACGCCGACGTCGCGGACGCCATCGCCGAAGCCGCCGACGAGGTCGCCGAGGGCGCGCACGACGCGCACTTCCCGATCGACGTCTTCCAGACCGGGTCCGGAACGTCGTCGAACATGAACGCCAACGAGGTCATCGCGACGCTCGCCAGCCGGGCCCTGGGCCGGGACGTGCACCCGAACGACCACGTCAACGCGTCGCAGTCGTCCAACGACACCTTCCCGACGACCATCCACGTCGCGGCGACCGAAGCCGTGCTCAAGGACGTCATCCCGGCGCTCGAGTACCTCGCCGGTGCCATCGAGGTGCGCGCCGCGGAGTGGGCCGACGTCGTGAAGTCCGGGCGCACGCACCTGATGGACGCCGTGCCCATCACGCTCGGCCAGGAGGCCGGCGCGTGGGCGTCGCAGGTCCGCTTCGGCGTCGAACGGCTGAAGTCGGGCCTGCCGCGCCTCGGCGAGCTGCCGATCGGCGGCACCGCCGTCGGATCGGGCCTCAACGCACCGGACGGCTTCGGTTCCAGTGTCGCCGCGGAACTCGCCACCGTCACCGGCCTGCCGCTGACCGAGGCCCGCGACCACTTCGAGGCGCAGGCCACGCAGGACAGCGTCGTCGAGACGTCCGGGCACCTGCGCACGGTCGCCGTGTCGCTCAACAAGATCGCGAACGACCTGCGCTGGCTGGGTTCCGGCCCGCGCACCGGCCTCGCCGAGCTGGCGCTGCCGGACCTGCAGCCCGGCTCGTCGATCATGCCGGGCAAGGTGAACCCGGTGATCCCGGAGGCGACGCTGCAGGTCGTCGCGCAGGTGATCGGCAACGACGCGGCCGTCGCTTTCGCCGGCGCCGCGGGCAACTTCCAGCTGAACGTCAACCTGCCGGTGATCGCCCGCAACGTCCTCGAGTCGGCGCGCCTGCTCGCGGCCGTCTCGCGGTTGCTGGCGGACAAGGTCTTCGCGGGCATCACCGTGAACACCGAGCGCACGCGTACTTACGCCGAGGGCTCGCCGTCGATCGTGACGCCGCTCAACAAGTACATCGGCTACGAAGAAGCCGCCGCGGTGGCGAAGCAGGCGTTGAAGGAGCTGAAGACGATCCGCGAGGTCGTCATCGAGCGCGGGTACGTCAAGGACGGCAAGCTCACCGAAGCCCAGCTCGACGAAGCCCTCGACGTCCTCCGCATGGCCCGCGGCGGCAAGTGA
- a CDS encoding NAD(P)/FAD-dependent oxidoreductase, with the protein MTEVPGDSYDLVIIGAGPTGLFAAYYAGFRGLSMAVVDSLPEPGGQVTAMYPEKMIYDVGGFAEVRGRDLVDGLVKQAAPFKPKYLLGRKAEKLETVGDKVELTLDGGETLQAGAVLITAGIGEFTPRPLPAGDGWLGRGMVHFVPSLAAHAGQHVVVVGGGDSAFDWILALHPVAASVTLVHRRAKFRAAESIVRQARELGTRIITDAEVTRFVENASGALEAVDVSVKGAEDERLPANAVVAALGFTADLGPIESWGLEIDHRAIAVDSTMATARERVYAAGDVAAYPGKVKLIATGFGEAATAVNNIAVALDPDAHLFPGHSSNAE; encoded by the coding sequence ATGACCGAAGTCCCTGGGGACTCCTACGACCTCGTGATCATCGGCGCGGGCCCGACCGGCCTGTTCGCCGCCTACTACGCCGGGTTCCGCGGCCTCTCGATGGCGGTGGTCGACTCGCTGCCCGAGCCCGGCGGCCAGGTCACCGCGATGTACCCCGAGAAGATGATCTACGACGTCGGCGGGTTCGCCGAGGTCCGCGGGCGCGATCTGGTCGACGGCCTGGTGAAGCAGGCCGCGCCGTTCAAGCCGAAGTACCTCCTCGGGCGCAAGGCCGAGAAGCTGGAAACCGTCGGGGACAAGGTCGAACTGACCCTCGACGGCGGCGAGACCCTCCAAGCCGGCGCGGTCCTCATCACCGCGGGCATCGGCGAGTTCACCCCGCGCCCGCTCCCCGCCGGCGACGGCTGGCTCGGGCGCGGCATGGTCCACTTCGTCCCCTCACTGGCCGCGCACGCCGGCCAGCACGTCGTGGTCGTCGGCGGCGGCGATTCGGCGTTCGACTGGATCCTCGCGCTGCACCCGGTCGCCGCGAGCGTGACCCTCGTGCACCGCCGCGCGAAGTTCCGCGCCGCCGAGTCGATCGTCCGGCAGGCGCGCGAGCTCGGCACCCGGATCATCACCGACGCCGAGGTCACGCGGTTCGTCGAAAACGCGAGCGGCGCGCTCGAAGCCGTCGACGTCTCGGTCAAGGGCGCCGAAGACGAGCGGCTGCCGGCCAACGCCGTCGTCGCGGCGCTCGGGTTCACCGCCGACCTCGGGCCGATCGAGAGCTGGGGGCTGGAGATCGACCACCGCGCGATCGCCGTCGACTCGACCATGGCGACCGCGCGCGAACGCGTCTACGCCGCCGGGGACGTCGCCGCGTACCCGGGGAAGGTCAAGCTGATCGCGACCGGGTTCGGCGAGGCGGCGACCGCCGTCAACAACATCGCCGTCGCGCTCGATCCGGACGCCCACCTGTTCCCCGGGCATTCGAGCAACGCCGAGTAG
- a CDS encoding S1 family peptidase — protein sequence MPRRLLVLLVLVFALVPATASAEPAIVGGGDADQPYPFAVSLHSATGKLFCAGALIAPTWVVTAAHCAFDKSPAAVSVRAGTNDSGEGGEVAKVASIVVNPAFDTQHPAGDIALLRLAAPVKAAPVGLATAAAPGTATRILGWGQTCPKLNCGQIPKTLQQLDTHIVEGAKCTSVFDGTAELCTDNPGGKSGACFGDSGGPEIVRDGDHWSLVGVTSRPGNDNPECATAPSIYTSVVAYAPWIAEKTKA from the coding sequence GTGCCCAGGCGACTGCTGGTCCTGCTGGTTCTGGTGTTCGCCCTGGTCCCCGCCACCGCGTCGGCCGAACCCGCGATCGTCGGGGGCGGCGACGCCGATCAGCCGTACCCGTTCGCGGTGTCGCTGCACTCCGCCACCGGAAAGCTGTTCTGCGCCGGCGCGCTGATCGCCCCCACCTGGGTGGTCACCGCCGCGCACTGCGCGTTCGACAAGTCCCCGGCCGCGGTGTCGGTGCGGGCGGGGACGAACGACTCCGGCGAAGGCGGCGAAGTCGCGAAGGTCGCAAGCATCGTCGTCAACCCGGCGTTCGACACCCAGCACCCGGCGGGCGACATCGCGCTGCTGCGGCTGGCGGCGCCGGTGAAGGCGGCGCCGGTCGGGCTGGCGACGGCGGCGGCACCGGGCACGGCGACCCGCATCCTCGGCTGGGGCCAGACGTGCCCGAAGCTCAACTGCGGCCAGATCCCGAAGACGCTGCAGCAGCTCGACACGCACATCGTCGAAGGCGCGAAGTGCACATCGGTGTTCGACGGCACGGCGGAGCTGTGCACGGACAACCCCGGCGGCAAGTCCGGGGCGTGCTTCGGCGACTCGGGCGGCCCCGAAATCGTCCGCGACGGCGACCACTGGTCGCTTGTCGGCGTCACCAGCCGCCCGGGCAACGACAACCCGGAATGCGCCACCGCGCCGTCGATCTACACGTCCGTCGTCGCGTACGCGCCGTGGATCGCGGAGAAGACGAAGGCCTGA
- the glpX gene encoding class II fructose-bisphosphatase → MSTEPRRREAPDRNLAMELVRVTEAAAMAAGRWVGRGDKIGGDGAAVDAMRQLVSTVSMRGVVVIGEGEKDEAPMLFNGEEVGNGDGPDCDVAVDPVDGTTLMAKGMPNALAVLAVAERGAMFDPSAVFYMEKLAVGPEAAGKVELGAPIAENIRRVAKAKNSSVGDVTVCVLDRPRHEQLIKEIRDAGARIRFISDGDVAGAIAAARPTTGVDMLVGIGGTPEGIIAACAMKCLGGELQGRLWPKDDAEREKAIAAGHDLDRVLLNDDLVTGDNVFFCATGVTDGDLLRGVHYREGGATTQSIVMRSKSGTVRMIDGYHRLTKLRAYSSVNFDGQLDTPDDDVVPPLP, encoded by the coding sequence ATGTCCACCGAGCCGCGTCGTCGTGAAGCACCCGACCGCAACCTCGCGATGGAGCTGGTCCGGGTGACCGAAGCCGCCGCCATGGCCGCCGGTCGCTGGGTCGGCCGCGGCGACAAGATCGGCGGGGACGGCGCGGCCGTCGACGCGATGCGCCAGCTGGTGTCGACCGTGTCGATGCGCGGTGTCGTCGTGATCGGCGAGGGCGAGAAGGACGAAGCCCCGATGCTGTTCAACGGCGAAGAGGTCGGCAACGGCGACGGGCCGGACTGCGACGTCGCGGTGGACCCGGTCGACGGCACCACGCTGATGGCGAAGGGCATGCCGAACGCGCTCGCGGTCCTCGCGGTCGCCGAGCGCGGCGCGATGTTCGACCCGTCCGCGGTGTTCTACATGGAGAAGCTGGCCGTCGGGCCGGAAGCGGCGGGCAAGGTCGAGCTCGGCGCGCCGATCGCGGAGAACATTCGCCGCGTCGCCAAGGCGAAGAACAGCAGCGTCGGCGACGTCACCGTGTGCGTGCTCGACCGGCCACGGCACGAGCAGCTCATCAAGGAGATCCGCGACGCGGGCGCGCGGATCCGCTTCATCTCCGACGGCGACGTCGCGGGCGCGATCGCCGCGGCCCGCCCGACCACCGGCGTCGACATGCTGGTCGGCATCGGCGGCACCCCCGAGGGCATCATCGCGGCCTGCGCGATGAAGTGCCTCGGCGGCGAGCTGCAGGGCCGGCTGTGGCCGAAGGACGACGCCGAGCGCGAGAAGGCCATCGCAGCCGGGCACGACCTCGACCGCGTGCTGCTGAACGACGACCTCGTGACCGGCGACAACGTCTTCTTCTGCGCCACCGGCGTCACCGACGGCGACCTGCTGCGCGGCGTCCACTACCGCGAGGGCGGCGCGACGACGCAGTCCATCGTGATGCGGTCCAAGTCCGGGACCGTCAGAATGATCGACGGCTACCACCGCCTCACCAAGCTGCGGGCGTACTCCTCGGTCAACTTCGACGGCCAGCTGGACACGCCCGACGACGACGTCGTGCCCCCGCTGCCGTAA
- a CDS encoding exodeoxyribonuclease VII small subunit — MSEAPSEELGYEQARDRLVEVVRELEAGGLSLEQSLALWEKGEKLAKVCERHLEGARERIEAALASVEDETGDGQ, encoded by the coding sequence GTGAGTGAAGCACCCAGCGAGGAACTCGGCTACGAGCAGGCGCGCGACCGCCTCGTCGAGGTCGTCCGCGAGCTCGAGGCCGGTGGCCTGTCCCTCGAGCAGTCGCTCGCGTTGTGGGAGAAGGGCGAGAAGCTCGCGAAGGTCTGTGAGCGCCATCTCGAAGGCGCGCGCGAGCGCATCGAGGCTGCTCTGGCGTCCGTGGAGGACGAAACCGGCGACGGTCAGTGA
- the xseA gene encoding exodeoxyribonuclease VII large subunit: MTETEASTAEKPWPVRTVARKIGDWIHRLGAVWVEGQVTQVSSRPNTQTAFLTLRDPSADVSMSVTCPNWLIREMEPPLREGASVVVHAKPSFFFGRGTISLRADQIRAVGIGELLARIERLKKLLTAEGLFSAQRKRPIPFLPKGVGLITGRASAAERDVLANAQGRWPHVRIKVFNTAVQGSQAVPQVMRALKILDADPEVDVIVIARGGGSVEDLLPFSDEALCRAVSAAGTPVVSAIGHEPDTPLLDYVADLRCSTPTDAGKRIVPDLREETERVRQMRDRGRRALHGWVDTQVRLLNQIRSRPSLADPLGPIQRRRDDVEVHRERARRAMLTLLAKDQAEIASARARLTALGPAATLARGYAVVQFVDAEGNLQVLRSVSEVEAGAHLRVRVGDGAIGAVAEGAQE; encoded by the coding sequence GTGACCGAAACCGAAGCGAGCACCGCCGAGAAACCGTGGCCGGTGCGCACGGTCGCGCGCAAGATCGGCGACTGGATCCACCGCCTCGGCGCCGTCTGGGTCGAAGGCCAGGTCACGCAGGTCAGTTCCCGCCCGAACACGCAGACGGCGTTCCTGACCCTGCGCGACCCGTCGGCGGACGTCTCGATGTCGGTGACCTGCCCGAACTGGCTCATCCGCGAGATGGAGCCGCCGCTGCGCGAAGGCGCGAGCGTGGTGGTGCACGCGAAGCCGTCGTTCTTCTTCGGCCGCGGCACCATCAGCCTGCGCGCCGACCAGATCCGCGCGGTCGGCATCGGTGAGCTGCTGGCCCGGATCGAACGCCTCAAGAAGCTGCTGACCGCCGAAGGCCTGTTCTCGGCGCAGCGCAAGCGGCCGATCCCGTTCCTGCCCAAGGGCGTCGGGCTGATCACCGGCCGCGCGTCGGCGGCCGAGCGGGACGTCCTGGCCAACGCGCAGGGGCGGTGGCCGCACGTCCGGATCAAGGTGTTCAACACCGCCGTCCAGGGCTCGCAGGCAGTGCCGCAGGTCATGCGCGCGCTGAAGATCCTGGACGCCGACCCCGAGGTCGACGTCATCGTCATCGCCCGCGGCGGCGGCAGCGTCGAGGACTTGCTGCCGTTTTCCGACGAGGCGCTCTGCCGCGCGGTGTCGGCCGCCGGCACGCCGGTCGTCAGCGCGATCGGGCACGAGCCGGACACGCCGCTGCTCGACTACGTCGCCGACCTGCGCTGTTCGACCCCGACCGACGCGGGCAAGCGGATCGTCCCGGACCTGCGCGAGGAGACCGAACGCGTCCGGCAGATGCGCGACCGCGGGCGCCGCGCGCTGCACGGCTGGGTCGACACCCAGGTGCGGCTGCTGAACCAGATCCGCAGCCGCCCGTCGCTGGCCGACCCGCTCGGCCCGATCCAGCGCCGCCGCGACGACGTCGAGGTCCACCGCGAACGCGCGCGCCGCGCCATGCTGACCCTGCTCGCCAAGGACCAGGCCGAGATCGCGAGCGCGCGGGCCCGGCTCACCGCGCTCGGACCGGCCGCGACGCTGGCCCGCGGGTACGCCGTCGTGCAGTTCGTCGACGCCGAAGGCAACCTCCAGGTACTCCGCTCCGTCTCCGAGGTCGAGGCCGGTGCTCACCTGCGCGTGCGCGTGGGTGACGGCGCGATCGGCGCGGTGGCGGAAGGGGCACAGGAGTGA
- a CDS encoding lipid droplet-associated protein yields MKPFPLPLRVAAGLAVSTAERVRDFPRQLAGLPVTVVSQVLQASMRVQQHVTELAIKGDNALSSLRPVEDTPSWATFDEDLDVTPQRPNLTPVADVPEPRSELNGHPGSLSDLEAELGDPWADEERALAEDHADGENDAPEDNKPKPGTPAIDKKTKNETPRTSAGGYEGPAGLTGYDQLTLPQLRARLRQLSIPQLETILDYERAHADRSSFTGMLSRRIANARKTEQAGEQGEPGDGTEGQ; encoded by the coding sequence ATGAAGCCATTCCCGCTCCCCCTCCGGGTCGCCGCGGGCCTCGCTGTCTCCACCGCCGAGCGGGTTCGTGACTTCCCCCGTCAGCTCGCCGGGCTCCCGGTGACCGTCGTCAGCCAGGTGCTGCAAGCGTCCATGCGAGTCCAGCAGCACGTCACCGAGCTGGCGATCAAGGGCGACAACGCCCTCTCGAGCCTCCGCCCGGTCGAGGACACGCCGAGCTGGGCGACCTTCGACGAGGACCTCGACGTCACGCCCCAGCGGCCGAACCTGACGCCGGTCGCCGACGTGCCGGAACCCCGTTCGGAACTCAACGGTCACCCTGGGTCACTTTCCGACCTCGAAGCGGAACTGGGTGATCCCTGGGCCGACGAGGAGCGCGCGCTGGCCGAGGACCACGCCGACGGCGAGAACGACGCCCCGGAAGACAACAAGCCCAAGCCCGGCACGCCCGCGATCGACAAGAAGACGAAGAACGAGACGCCACGGACCAGCGCCGGCGGCTACGAGGGGCCGGCCGGGCTGACCGGCTACGACCAGCTCACCCTGCCGCAGCTGCGGGCCCGCTTGCGCCAGCTGTCGATCCCGCAGCTCGAGACGATCCTGGACTACGAGCGCGCGCACGCCGACCGCTCGTCGTTCACCGGGATGCTGTCCCGCCGGATCGCCAACGCGCGCAAGACCGAGCAGGCCGGGGAGCAAGGGGAACCCGGCGACGGCACGGAAGGCCAGTGA
- a CDS encoding 4-hydroxy-3-methylbut-2-enyl diphosphate reductase, which translates to MSSASPGIEPAGTPTITGTASGKRVLLAKPRGYCAGVDRAVIAVEKALEVYGAPVYVRKEIVHNKHVVETLRERGAIFVDETSEVPEGALVVFSAHGVSPMVHQEAADRNLRTIDATCPLVTKVHKEVNRFANDDYDILLIGHEGHEEVEGTAGEAPDKVQLVDKAEDVDKVEVRDPSKVIWLSQTTLSVDETMERVDQLRERFPGLADPPSDDICYATTNRQVAVKAMAAECDLVLVVGSTNSSNSKRLVEVALKAGARASYLVDFAHEVDEAWLSGVTTVGVTSGASVPDELVMQLLEWLAERGYGDVDEVTTANEKITFAPPKELRKV; encoded by the coding sequence ATGAGTTCAGCGAGTCCCGGAATCGAGCCCGCGGGTACCCCGACGATCACCGGAACCGCCTCCGGCAAGAGGGTGCTGCTCGCCAAACCACGTGGTTACTGCGCCGGTGTGGACCGGGCGGTGATCGCCGTCGAGAAGGCCCTCGAGGTCTACGGCGCCCCGGTGTACGTCCGCAAGGAGATCGTGCACAACAAGCACGTGGTCGAGACGCTGCGCGAGCGCGGCGCGATCTTCGTCGACGAGACGTCCGAGGTGCCCGAAGGCGCGCTCGTGGTCTTCTCCGCCCACGGCGTCTCGCCGATGGTGCACCAGGAGGCCGCGGACCGGAACCTGCGCACGATCGACGCGACCTGTCCCCTGGTGACGAAGGTGCACAAGGAGGTCAACCGGTTCGCGAACGACGACTACGACATCCTGCTGATCGGTCACGAGGGCCACGAAGAGGTCGAGGGCACGGCCGGCGAGGCACCGGACAAGGTCCAGCTGGTCGACAAGGCCGAGGACGTCGACAAGGTCGAGGTGCGCGACCCGTCGAAGGTGATCTGGCTGTCCCAGACGACGCTGTCGGTCGACGAGACGATGGAGCGCGTCGACCAGCTCCGCGAGCGCTTCCCGGGTCTGGCGGACCCGCCCAGCGACGACATCTGCTACGCGACGACGAACCGGCAGGTCGCGGTCAAGGCGATGGCCGCCGAGTGCGACCTGGTGCTGGTGGTCGGCTCGACGAACTCGTCCAACTCGAAGCGCCTGGTCGAGGTGGCGCTGAAGGCCGGCGCGCGGGCGTCGTACCTGGTCGACTTCGCGCACGAGGTCGACGAGGCGTGGCTGTCCGGGGTGACGACGGTGGGGGTCACGTCCGGGGCGTCGGTGCCGGACGAGCTGGTCATGCAGCTGCTGGAGTGGCTGGCCGAGCGGGGCTACGGCGACGTCGACGAGGTGACGACGGCGAACGAGAAGATCACCTTCGCGCCGCCCAAGGAGCTGCGGAAGGTCTGA
- a CDS encoding DUF6542 domain-containing protein — MTAIRDRQSDPDADDVPVPWDERPVVGSRRGLPWWAAVLVGLVLAVVGALLGKPSQANIPVVFVVCYIAGAVIAVCAVRRRGLFGPMVMPPLVLAVTVPGVILLTSGSQGDDMLAKALNIGSPLINSFPMMAITTGITLLIGFVRIFRERDPDAPKKGKAVRRPDEDDEQPRPSRPRPAGANRTGQTPVPPRRGRDGEPPRRPRPPAEGERRTPRAPAEREPGARKPPPSNRRPRPDDADPRRREPRGDAPRRRPRPPEDGRDAPPPRRPARGQGAPPPRRNRPWDDEER, encoded by the coding sequence GTGACCGCGATTCGCGATCGCCAGAGCGATCCAGATGCCGACGACGTCCCCGTGCCGTGGGATGAGCGTCCTGTCGTCGGTTCGAGGCGCGGACTGCCGTGGTGGGCGGCGGTTCTGGTCGGCCTCGTCCTGGCGGTCGTGGGCGCCCTCCTCGGCAAGCCGAGCCAGGCGAACATTCCCGTGGTCTTCGTCGTCTGCTACATCGCCGGGGCCGTGATCGCGGTCTGCGCGGTGCGGCGGCGGGGCCTGTTCGGGCCGATGGTGATGCCGCCGCTCGTGCTGGCCGTCACCGTGCCCGGCGTGATCCTGCTGACCTCGGGGTCGCAGGGCGACGACATGCTGGCCAAGGCGTTGAACATCGGCAGCCCGCTGATCAACAGCTTCCCCATGATGGCCATCACCACCGGCATCACACTGCTGATCGGCTTCGTCCGCATCTTCCGCGAGCGCGACCCGGACGCCCCCAAGAAGGGCAAGGCCGTCCGCCGTCCCGACGAGGACGACGAGCAGCCCCGGCCGAGCCGGCCGCGGCCGGCGGGGGCGAACCGGACCGGGCAGACGCCGGTGCCGCCTCGACGGGGCCGGGACGGTGAACCGCCTCGGCGGCCGCGTCCGCCTGCCGAAGGTGAACGCCGTACGCCGCGCGCGCCCGCCGAACGTGAACCCGGTGCCCGGAAGCCGCCGCCGTCGAACCGGCGTCCGCGGCCGGATGACGCCGACCCGCGCCGTCGCGAGCCCCGCGGGGATGCTCCGCGACGTCGTCCGCGGCCACCCGAAGACGGCCGGGACGCTCCGCCGCCCCGGCGGCCGGCTCGTGGACAGGGTGCGCCGCCGCCGCGGCGGAACCGTCCCTGGGACGACGAAGAGCGCTGA